The segment TATTGCCCTTGTTGTTGGTATCGTGTCTCCTCCAGCAATGCAGATTATTATAACATCTCCACTTAGTAGGTGTAGGTTGTTCTCGTTGATATTCTCAACAACCCCCTCAACCCTTTCGCCAAAAAACCTCTCAACAAACTTAACCTTATACTCTCCAATTTTCCCTCCCAATTTCCTATGGATGATGTCATTTTTATCTATCTTTGCATTATCGAAGAGATATACTTTTTTAGGCCCTCCCCTATGTACCTCTAACAAATCAAATGCCACCCTAACCCCCAACCTACCGCATCCAACAATTGAAACCTCTCCCTTTTGAGTGAGTTTTTTCTCCAACTCCTCTATACTGTCCATTTTTTCACCAGAAATCTGTTGTTGATATTATTTTTATTGGTTGGGATTTACACAATTTTTAATTATTTCTTTAACTCTGCCGTCCCTATCAATAAGATTTATTTCCGTTCTAATTTTAATAATCCCATCTCTAACTTTAGTTCTTATTTTAACCATGTCTTTATAATATTCAACGCCCTCAACATCATCCCAACTAATAAATTTAGTTCCAATAGAAATCCCCTTTTCATAAAATGTATATTTTCTTGGGATAAAAAACAAAAACATATACATAATAATTACTGAAAATGTGTAAAAAATATGTCTGTTGGTAATAAATTCAATTATTGTTATTAAGATTAGTAAGCCAAAAATTGATAAAATGCCAATTCTAATCTCTTTTTTTAGTGTGTCAAATGGTTTTTGTCTGGTTTCTAAAAGTTTTTTACCTTTATCCATTTTATCACATGCATAAAGGTTTTTTGTCTTTGCTATTAGGTTATTGTGAATAAAAATAAGATTGCCCAATAGCAAAGTTAGGGTGTGTATTAGAAGTTGAACAAAAACAAATTTAAGAGTTAAAAATCCTAATTTAAATTTAAAGAAAGAATAAAGTTATTTAAAATTAATGTTTGTGGGATTATAATCACCTATTTTAATATTTTTATTGAATTGCAGTTAAATAACAAAATTATTATTCTTGGATTTCTTTAATAATTTCTATGCTTTTGGTGTCGTTTCTTTCGATTGCTATGTTTTTTATTTTTTCCAGGACTCTTAAATTTTTGTTGCACAATTTTTTGTATTCCTTACAGTATTCGATGACATCTTTATAATAAATCTCCAATAAACTTTTGTCATATCTTGATAACTCATAAGTTATAATTCCCTTTAAAACATCATCTTCTGAAAACAAATACATTGGATGGAGCCACAGTATTATTCTTTCCTCATCGCTCTCTATGTAGTTTTTAATATTTTCCAAATCCATAAAAACATCTATATAAACCAGAACCTCCTTTTTTATTTTACTATTTACTAATATGCTGGTTAACAAATCTTCAACCCTTGTATCAAATTCAGAAATTAGAATATCCAAATCCTCATCATCCAAATCCATCCATTTTAAGATTCTCTCCCTATGTTCGTAAGTTACGTCACTTGTTGGATATACGACCTCATAGGTTTCGTCAACCTCAAAGTCATACGAGTTTGCCTTTCTTGAAGATAGGTGAATAATCATCAATCCATCATCAACATGCTTTAAATTAACCCTTTTTAACCTATATCTCCTATCTTCCACTTCAACATCTGGTAAATTTTCGTAATCTTCCAAATCTCTAATGAATATTTTTTCTTTGTTTGAAGTCCTCATGTAAAATCCTTTAAATTCAACGTCCACTAAATCCGCTCTAATCAAATCTTTGGAATATTCGTCTAAATTTTTGTAAATATCTTGTAGTATTTTACTCGCCATTTCTTTTGCATGCATAACATTTCACCTAAAATGTACTCTGTTTTACCTTTCTGTAATTAATTGATGAAATTATGGTTGTTCTTTGAAAGAGGCATTAATTTGAAGTTAAATATCATTAACTGCAGAATAACTATAATCTATAATATAAACGATATAAATAAATTTAATTTTAAAACATTTATCCTCCTTCTCTTAAATACCATCCCTTATCTTTAATATTTTTAATCATCTTTCCATCAAATTTTCCAATTCCTAAAAAATCCCTATATTTGTTAAAAACCGCAACTTTACCCTTACCATGAACCTCTAAAATTGATGACTTAAAAATATCCCTACCATACAAAAACATCGTTTCTCCTTTTTCATTTACAATAGCATAGTTTTTACAAATCCCACTGGCAATTAGAGACATCCCTTCCAAAGATAGTAAAAATCTGTTTTTATTCTTCCTTGAAAATTCTCCAAACATTATGCCAAAACTATACACATCATCAAAGTTCTTTAAATTCTCTATAATTTCTTTTGTAGTGTACATAACATTAACCCAGTTACCAACTAACGCGTATAAATTTTCAAATGGGAAGGTTTTTAAATACTCTTCACTCACAAATCTTTTAAGTTCATGTTTAATAATCCCTATCTCCTTTTTTGTTAATGCCCTAAACTTCATCGCCTCACCATATATTACATTAGAAAACTCGAAAATCCAAACATACCAATACTTGCATCAAGTATTAAAAAATAATAAATATGAGATTTTTATTATTTAATCTTTACAGCGTGGGCACACTTTTCAGCATTTTTTCTTGCTTCTTCAATGCTATCAGATGTTGCAAGAGCGACTCCCAGTCTTCTTCCAATTGTAGCAACTGGCTTTCCAAACAACCTTACCTTTGTGTTTGGAACCTTCAATGCCTCACTTATGTCATAATTTGGATTCCACTTATATATATTTGATTTTATTACATGGCTTGCTCCGCAAGATATTAACTTTGTTGAGACAGGGAGTCCTAAAATTGCTCTAACATGGATTTCAAATTCGCTCATCTCTTGTGTGACCATGGTAACCATTCCTGTATCGTGTGGTCTTGGGGAAACCTCACTGAATATTACCTCATCTCCCCTAACAAACAACTCAACACCAAATATTCCATAACCTCCCAATGCATCGGTAATTTTTTTTGCCATATCTTGGGCGTCCTTTTTAAGTTCTTCACTCATTGGATGTGGTTGCCAACTTTCGTGGTAATCCCCATCTATTTGGATGTGTCCAATTGGCTCACAGAACTTTGTCCCTTCAACAGTTCTTGCAGTTAAAAGGGTTATCTCATAATCAAATTTGATAAATTCCTCAACAATGACCTTATTTGCCAATCCTCTTGCGCCTTTTTGTGCAATTTCCCATGCCTTTTCAATATCTTCTTTGGATTTAATAATACTCTGTCCCTTTCCAGAGGATGACATAATTGGCTTTACAACACATGGAATGCCTATTTTTTCTACCGCCTCTTTTAACCCTTCCAATGATGTTGCAAATTCATATTTTGCAGTTTTTAATTTTAACTCCTCTGCCGCCAATCTCCTTATTCCTTCCCTATCCATGGTGAGTTTTGTTGCCTTTGCAGTAGGAACTACTTTATAACCTTCTTTTTCTACTTCTATTAATGTATCTGTGTTTATTGCCTCAATTTCAGGAACAATGTAGTCAGGATTTTCTCTCTCAATTATTGCCCTCAATGCATCCCCATCCTTCATGTCAATAACATAACTTTTATGAGCAACTTGCATTGCCGGGGCATTTTGGTATCTGTCTACCGCTATGCATTCAACTCCTAATCTTTGTGCCTCAATAACAACTTCTTTCCCTAATTCTCCACTCCCTAAAAGAAGAATCTTTGTTGCACCATCTAAAAGAGGAGTTCCTATCATCATATCACATCCTTGAGTACATTCGCTCTACAATTGGATATTATTTAACAACCTCAAACTTATAACCTCATTCGCAGAACGACTATATATAAACAAATATAAATAATGGACTATAAATGTATTTTCAAGAATAGATGATTTGGATGAACTGTTATAAATGTTTGTATGTCATAGATTAGGAAATATAAAAATTAAAGGTTATGGTTTTCCAATAATGCGGTGGAATTATGGTAGATTTGGAAAGTGTAAGAAAAGAGATAATGGACAAATTAAAAATTTCAGAAAAAGAACTTGATGAATTAATTGACAAAAAAGTTAAAGAGTATGGTGGGTTGTTAAACAAGGAAGCAGCAACTTTGTTAATATTTAAGAAATTAAAAGATGAAAATGAAGGGAAAGAAGAAAAGGAAGATGAAGAGAAAGAGGAAATGGGGGACGTTGAATTAGATGAGATTGATGTAGATGTTATTCCATTAGAGGATGTTTTAGAGAGGATGATTGAAATTAATACTGTTGCAAGAATTGAGAGGATTTTTGATGTGAAGGAGGTTAATGGAAATAGGGTAGTTAATATTCTCTTAAACGATGGAACAAGAAGGGCTC is part of the Methanotorris formicicus Mc-S-70 genome and harbors:
- a CDS encoding PUA domain-containing protein → MKFRALTKKEIGIIKHELKRFVSEEYLKTFPFENLYALVGNWVNVMYTTKEIIENLKNFDDVYSFGIMFGEFSRKNKNRFLLSLEGMSLIASGICKNYAIVNEKGETMFLYGRDIFKSSILEVHGKGKVAVFNKYRDFLGIGKFDGKMIKNIKDKGWYLREGG
- the purT gene encoding formate-dependent phosphoribosylglycinamide formyltransferase produces the protein MIGTPLLDGATKILLLGSGELGKEVVIEAQRLGVECIAVDRYQNAPAMQVAHKSYVIDMKDGDALRAIIERENPDYIVPEIEAINTDTLIEVEKEGYKVVPTAKATKLTMDREGIRRLAAEELKLKTAKYEFATSLEGLKEAVEKIGIPCVVKPIMSSSGKGQSIIKSKEDIEKAWEIAQKGARGLANKVIVEEFIKFDYEITLLTARTVEGTKFCEPIGHIQIDGDYHESWQPHPMSEELKKDAQDMAKKITDALGGYGIFGVELFVRGDEVIFSEVSPRPHDTGMVTMVTQEMSEFEIHVRAILGLPVSTKLISCGASHVIKSNIYKWNPNYDISEALKVPNTKVRLFGKPVATIGRRLGVALATSDSIEEARKNAEKCAHAVKIK
- a CDS encoding ThiF family adenylyltransferase — encoded protein: MDSIEELEKKLTQKGEVSIVGCGRLGVRVAFDLLEVHRGGPKKVYLFDNAKIDKNDIIHRKLGGKIGEYKVKFVERFFGERVEGVVENINENNLHLLSGDVIIICIAGGDTIPTTRAIIEHAKKHGMKTIGTNGVFGIEENIKICDAKYAKGPAQFLNLKEEGHIVVGTGKFIKDFEPITPYTLDEMTKKMVIECLKILNKIE